A window of Candidatus Bathyarchaeota archaeon contains these coding sequences:
- a CDS encoding DUF2096 domain-containing protein, which yields MSNAATWKILEDMTITLTKKGVEIPANIMVDLRAAKCMLEISPAEKGSGESLAKSQECLDIVEAFIINKTEEIFGAEYTDTFLRELEETKCPVCPTCSSRKEDENKFVAGVPRNQKWIRVEPIEELPTERLRQLAQELNLSIIPQEDGKLVVYGESEDIKTYVKKMVIPKQ from the coding sequence ATGAGTAACGCGGCAACCTGGAAAATCCTTGAAGACATGACCATAACACTAACAAAAAAAGGAGTAGAAATCCCAGCAAACATAATGGTTGATTTACGTGCAGCCAAATGCATGCTGGAAATTTCGCCAGCAGAAAAAGGCAGCGGCGAATCATTAGCAAAATCCCAAGAATGCCTCGACATAGTTGAAGCCTTCATAATCAACAAAACAGAAGAGATTTTTGGAGCAGAATACACCGATACGTTTTTGAGGGAACTAGAAGAAACAAAATGCCCCGTTTGCCCAACCTGCTCAAGCCGAAAAGAAGACGAAAACAAGTTTGTTGCAGGTGTACCCAGAAACCAAAAATGGATAAGAGTTGAACCCATTGAGGAGTTACCCACGGAACGGTTAAGGCAGCTAGCACAGGAACTAAACCTTTCAATTATACCTCAAGAAGACGGCAAACTTGTAGTTTACGGCGAATCAGAGGACATTAAAACTTATGTTAAAAAAATGGTAATTCCCAAACAGTAA
- a CDS encoding PAS domain-containing protein, giving the protein MDDEKQQTVPSPTGFMQFENGALFKEQLAAMLNFLPVEITFIDENDTVRYFNQPQKMIFMRTKAIIGRKVQNCHPAKSLDTVNKIVESFKNGKKSLAEFWINLNNRIIYIRFYAIRNPAGKYLGTMEVVQDITEARALQGERRLLDWTD; this is encoded by the coding sequence ATGGATGATGAAAAACAGCAAACCGTGCCCTCACCAACAGGGTTTATGCAGTTTGAAAACGGTGCACTGTTTAAGGAACAGCTTGCTGCAATGCTAAATTTTTTACCTGTAGAAATCACTTTCATCGACGAAAACGACACAGTGCGCTACTTTAATCAGCCACAAAAAATGATTTTCATGCGAACCAAAGCCATCATCGGCAGAAAAGTGCAGAACTGTCACCCAGCCAAAAGCCTCGATACCGTAAATAAAATCGTGGAATCCTTCAAAAACGGCAAAAAAAGCTTGGCTGAGTTTTGGATAAACCTAAACAACCGTATCATCTACATCCGCTTCTACGCCATCAGAAACCCCGCAGGAAAATATTTAGGTACAATGGAAGTGGTGCAAGATATCACTGAAGCCCGTGCTTTGCAAGGTGAGCGGCGACTGCTGGATTGGACAGATTAG
- a CDS encoding thymidylate synthase, giving the protein MKHVKISAFDCPDAWFKVLNTIWKEGDIFKVGFGSEETETKKLNLSIEIAHPENRPLVSDKAPCDFKYVQGYALEYLWSGECEETEVYTYGSRLNKPINQIEEVVKRYAEEQRDRQVTMVIRLPGDIEKYDASHKKSEPPCLSLIDTEILDNQMHLTCYFRSWDAYGGLPANIAGLQLFNEAFVAEINERGGLNLKTGKLIFHSKNCHIYQRQYKLVQELVEPKDNTKRLAKTLNEKEKEKQQN; this is encoded by the coding sequence TTGAAGCACGTAAAGATTTCCGCATTTGATTGCCCAGATGCATGGTTCAAAGTTTTAAACACAATATGGAAGGAAGGTGACATATTCAAAGTCGGGTTTGGCTCTGAGGAAACCGAAACCAAAAAACTCAACCTCTCCATCGAAATCGCCCACCCAGAAAACCGTCCACTGGTCAGTGATAAGGCACCATGCGATTTCAAGTACGTGCAGGGTTACGCGCTTGAATATTTGTGGAGTGGCGAATGTGAAGAAACCGAAGTTTACACTTACGGCAGCCGACTAAACAAACCAATAAACCAAATTGAAGAAGTCGTGAAACGGTATGCGGAAGAGCAAAGAGACCGACAAGTCACCATGGTCATCCGTTTACCCGGAGACATAGAAAAATATGATGCCAGCCACAAAAAAAGTGAGCCACCCTGCCTAAGCCTAATTGACACGGAAATCCTTGACAACCAAATGCACCTAACCTGCTACTTCCGAAGCTGGGACGCCTACGGCGGATTACCAGCAAACATTGCAGGACTACAACTTTTCAATGAAGCGTTTGTTGCAGAAATCAATGAGCGCGGCGGGTTGAATTTGAAAACGGGTAAGCTGATTTTCCACAGCAAAAACTGTCACATCTACCAACGCCAATACAAACTGGTTCAGGAATTGGTGGAACCCAAAGACAACACAAAACGGTTAGCAAAAACACTAAACGAGAAAGAAAAAGAGAAACAACAAAACTAA
- the thsB gene encoding thermosome subunit beta encodes MSQGSNIPVLVLKEGTGRSTGREAQRNNIMAAKIVAESIKSTLGPCGMDKMLVSGIGDVAITNDGATIMKELDVQHPAAKMLVEVAKAQDNEVGDGTTTAVVLAGELLAKAESLLDRNVHPTVIIEGYKKAGEKAQEILNQMAIPVKITDEELLQEAAITSLSSKGVTISVFAKMIVEAVKQVTEEVGGKNVADIDLIKVVKKHGKSLDETELVKGMVIDKEIASSQMPKLVEDAKIALLNSKMEIEKTEFDAKINIESPEQMQLFLDEEERMLKEMVTSVTKVGANVVFCEKGIDDLALHFLAKAGVLAVKSLSSSDTEKMARATGAKIVSNLKDLTEDALGKAKRVEEVKIGDDKLLYVRECQNPKAVTIVIRGASNNVIDEAERSLHDGLCVVRNVIEDGKIVAGGGAPEAELAKNLRAYAVKVGGREQLAVEAFAEAVEAIPLTLAENAGLDPIDIMVALRSEHEKADTATFGIDVTTGKIKNMIDLKIVEPLRVKQQVIKSATEATNMILKIDDLISVKGGGKMPPMPPGGMGGMGGMGGMPGMGGMPY; translated from the coding sequence ATGTCTCAAGGCTCAAACATTCCCGTTCTAGTATTAAAGGAAGGCACAGGTAGATCAACTGGCCGTGAAGCCCAACGAAACAACATTATGGCAGCAAAAATTGTTGCAGAATCAATCAAAAGCACCCTTGGTCCATGCGGCATGGACAAAATGCTCGTATCAGGCATAGGTGACGTTGCAATCACTAACGATGGCGCAACCATAATGAAAGAGCTTGACGTACAGCACCCAGCAGCTAAAATGCTCGTGGAAGTAGCTAAAGCGCAAGACAACGAAGTTGGTGATGGAACCACAACTGCAGTGGTTTTAGCAGGTGAGCTTCTCGCTAAAGCTGAAAGTCTGCTTGACCGAAACGTTCACCCAACCGTTATCATCGAAGGCTACAAAAAAGCTGGCGAAAAAGCCCAAGAAATCCTCAACCAAATGGCAATCCCAGTCAAAATAACCGATGAAGAACTTCTCCAAGAAGCCGCAATCACCTCATTATCAAGCAAGGGCGTAACCATCTCCGTCTTTGCCAAGATGATTGTTGAAGCAGTCAAACAGGTAACTGAGGAAGTCGGTGGCAAAAACGTAGCTGACATTGACCTAATCAAAGTGGTCAAAAAACACGGCAAAAGCCTCGACGAAACTGAACTCGTCAAAGGAATGGTAATTGATAAGGAAATTGCCAGCAGCCAAATGCCCAAACTCGTCGAAGACGCCAAAATTGCCCTACTAAACAGCAAAATGGAAATCGAGAAAACCGAGTTTGACGCAAAAATCAACATTGAAAGCCCAGAACAAATGCAGCTCTTCCTCGACGAAGAAGAACGAATGCTAAAAGAAATGGTAACCAGCGTCACCAAAGTTGGCGCTAACGTGGTTTTCTGCGAAAAAGGCATCGACGATTTAGCCCTGCACTTCCTGGCAAAAGCAGGTGTACTTGCAGTTAAGAGCCTAAGTAGCAGTGACACAGAGAAGATGGCACGGGCAACAGGCGCAAAAATCGTTTCAAACCTCAAAGACCTAACCGAAGACGCCCTAGGCAAAGCCAAACGTGTAGAGGAAGTCAAAATCGGTGACGACAAACTCCTCTACGTACGCGAATGCCAAAACCCCAAAGCAGTAACCATCGTAATCCGCGGCGCATCAAATAATGTCATTGACGAAGCCGAACGCAGCCTACACGACGGATTATGTGTTGTCCGAAATGTTATCGAGGACGGCAAAATCGTTGCAGGTGGCGGTGCACCAGAGGCAGAACTCGCCAAGAACCTTCGCGCTTACGCAGTCAAAGTTGGCGGACGAGAACAACTTGCAGTTGAAGCTTTCGCCGAAGCAGTTGAAGCAATCCCACTAACATTGGCAGAAAACGCTGGCTTAGACCCAATTGACATAATGGTAGCATTGCGTTCAGAGCATGAGAAAGCTGACACTGCAACCTTTGGCATCGACGTCACAACAGGCAAAATCAAAAACATGATAGACCTCAAAATCGTTGAGCCACTACGTGTTAAACAGCAAGTCATCAAATCCGCAACCGAAGCCACCAACATGATACTGAAAATCGATGACCTCATCAGTGTCAAAGGCGGCGGAAAGATGCCCCCAATGCCCCCAGGAGGAATGGGAGGCATGGGTGGTATGGGCGGTATGCCTGGCATGGGCGGAATGCCCTACTAA